Genomic window (Culex pipiens pallens isolate TS chromosome 3, TS_CPP_V2, whole genome shotgun sequence):
GGCGAACACCATGTTTGTTGGATTTGATTTAATGTGGGGTTCCGGATTAAATTAGTTGAACGAATTATGGCTACAGTATCGTGCGTGTACTGCTGCTGCGGTGAGGgtggtttttgttgttttgaaagtgATGTTTGCGTTTGACAGTTCGTGCTGGTGGCTAGCTAACGTCATCAAATTTGGGGTGGTGAGTTGTCATTGGGGTGGTGGATTTGGACCAAATGGTCGAAACGTGATGATTCaccctcaattttttttgaaattttatgtatttttttaaggttttttaatttatttttttaaaatatatttttttatatatttttttgatatttttatttttttattttatgggcGTTaatgatttaaacaattttcaaggcaaaaaagaaaaaaagtggcTACATGttaccttgaaaaaaataataatattttttcctttcaattttattattaaccctctacaacccaaccccgcctttagacgggcttcgatttaaaaaatcgccaaaaatccatttttcaacaaatttttgatcctttgaaagcattggaaagaaaaactctcgagtttttttttgaaaaggtcctataaacaaaatttttactttttgctttttgggtgtttttgaatacccctgactcaaggcggttctaaaaacacccaaaaagcaaaaatttaaaattttgtttataggaccttttcaaaaaaaactcgagaactcttaaaattttagaaattttttgggttggaagttttacttgttttatgtgactttgccaatgtttttaaaaatgtattttttttagaggttAACTTTGGtagtgtttttactaacatttcttatattttaagtaaaaataagtatgcagtaatttttctagtgccccagactatgcttctacgcatttatttacaatttaaatgataatggtgccattttatagcagaaaaacatgcaaaaaattgaaaaagttactgtaaaaacatgaaaatactagataggcaaaatgtaatgatggaaggtggtagaataggccaaatattaccaaaaaaaaaaaacataaactaaacaagataaatgcaaattaaaatactaaaaatgaaacaacaaaaacataaaacaagagaagtaaagtttttcgtaggacaaaagttgcttaatatgacctcctaaacacgggaaaaataaaaattttagaaaaaaaatttgggcagtagagggttaaaatcaatttaacacTCTAATGCCCATTTCAGcaccagttttaatttgaagggaccgtccatcaaccacgtggacacctattttgaaatttttcgagttgcaatttcatccaatttgtgTTGATTTAGTAGCTCGTTTGGAAATTAGCATAATTTTGTGCGAGGTAAAGTTTTAGTGTCTTCGACGAATGGccctaatttttttataaagcgaaaaaaaatcctgaaaatattCGGAAATggtcagattttttgaaacactCTAAACGTGAACCTGGagtttgtttttcatgattcaataaacaacattctcgttttttgcttttaaagtgtttttgaattcATTTGGAGTCAGGAGCTAGGTCTtgagtattcaaaaacacccaaaaaagcaaaaaatataaaaaataaaataaaatcttttttggaccttttaaaaactcCGGTTGTTAAACCCATTAAACCTAGTAAAAAGTTgtccaataactttttttgaaaaatccagtttttttttttaatttgtgaagtACACTATGTTCTTTTAaataaaggagctattacactacgcaCAGGTgattgcaaacaaacaaacaaactcgcactttttgacagtttgccagtttgtctgctttgtttgtttgcctggatttgttagTACAAACGTcagtctgcatacattttgcctggtttgtgagtttgccgcaaacaagtttgcgagtttggcaaactgtcaaacacgaaaaagtgcgagtttgtttgtttgtttgcggtagtgtaatggctccttaaCATGAAcaaatatcaaattaaaagcATAAATACAGTAATAAGTAATCATAGTTTGTATGGGTCCTAATTTTGCACGTCTTTTATATTAACTAAATTATGTCAATTAAATATTAGTCACAAAGCCGATTACGTCAGATTATTTTAtggaattaaaataacttgttTATGCTCACTGAAGCATTATCAAGCAAACGGAAGAAGCAATCAACATAGTGATGATTTAgttcaggggtgcccaaccttatggtcctgcgggccagatccattttttctgaagcagtggcgggccggaactaatgtcggtaaaacttcaaaaaagcaaaaaaaaatcatagtattTATTTTCTTAGATTGTTTCAAGtatacaaataaataaactagtgttgcaaataaaattcattcCTCTTGATGTGTttatttaatttacatttttttgcttaaaattgtattgtaattgattttgtcgattgaaattaaatagATACCCCGATATCATTAactaacaaaatattaaaattgagtcGTTGCAAGTTTggttcaagtttgaattttttttgcgttgttgtgcacctttatttaaatattaaaaaaaaaaaaaacatttcaaattgattttaaagacacgaaattctaaaaaagtgtaaacaatATTTATCTGCTAGTTTTTAATTCTtcgttcttaaaatttcttagaattattgaagtttatgaataaaaaatttgctATCTGATTTCTTGctcattttgaaacatttttaataattttaaaatatttgcagcgatctttattttcgatatgattaatttgctttttaagattttttccagcaaaactttatcattgaaaagttgttatgaaaaaaaaacttatttttcttactcatttatgaaaaatcaattttaatcaaaatcctcaaaaatgtAACCATTTAATTAGAAGTAAAAACATCCAAAACATTAGGTgtctttttgcaatctttttgtcaatttttcaggTTTAGTAATTGATtctgaaaatatcaatatagaaatcataagaattaaattcatacATAAAGAATGttgaaatgtgaaataaaatcatcgtcccgcccgtgtgatCAAtaggaccgcgcactggactcacaatccagaggtcgccagttcgaatcccgcggcgggcgctctaaaattctttgtgtaaatatgggttttCGGctccgtcgctccgtgccatacttttatacacttaggagcccagggcggcgaagtccttgtagataaaaatgaagacactagtggttcgtactagcaatggtggccgacagctataaagtcaacttcttcgaaataaaatcatttaaaaaaattcaaaggcaaaatccaaacaaaacgtTGAGTTAGcaacattttatatcaaaagcaaaaataaacaaatacatGATTTGTTATATTATctgaaaatttgatctcaagattatttttttttaattttgacactCAATTTATGTATTGAGTATTTTATGAACAGCTTAATGCCGGTcaaagaactattttgaaaagccgtcgcgggccggataaaatggcttcacgggccggacgttgggcaggtctgatttagttgttttgatcCAACACGTATGAAACAATGCAAtgttaaacattaaattttgatcaaattttgcaatcatttttcAAACTCTTGGAAATACATAAAATGCACGAGGCTTCCCTATCCGATATCACCGCGCTGTTTTGGaagtaaacaaaaaagcaaaacgacgttgttgttgttgttggctgCGATGTTGGAAGGTGTTGGTGGCCGTACAGCTTCGTGATCACACGGGAAGGTTGATGTGTGTTGAATTTTTGAGTGGATCCAAGACTTTGCGCACGCAAAGATTTACTTCTTTTAAAGGTGAGTTGTGAAGACGAGCGAGGTGCTAATCAGGTGTGGTCTCGTCGCTGGAACAGGTTTAGTATCCTGGacgaagtttttagtttttttctgggTGTGATTAATTAATGGTTGATTTTGCTTTCAGAAAAGTTCGATTAATGATAGTGTGTGATGTGGCACAGGTGATTGTACCGTTATATTAGTAGAATAATATAAAGCCAAGATGCTGGACACGCTGTTGGATCTGCGTTCGATCAACCTGATCAACTTTCTCTTCGTGCAACTGTTTGTGCTGATTGTGGTTTTGGGTGGTTTAATTGCCACGGTAGAGCGATACCTGCCGAACGCCATCAGGCAGTCGTTCCGGTATGGCAAACACGCCTTCCAGGGTCCCCAGGACCGCTTTACGTCGCTGCTGGAGGTTCCCAAGTCGTGGTTCAAGCACTTTTACGTGTTTGCCGCGGTCTGGTCGGTGGCTGGATTCTACTTTATGGTGAATGCCTACTTCATGGGCCGCCCGACGCCCGGCTTTGTGGTGGACTTTTTGGACATTATGGCCACCAGCAAGCGAACGGTTAGAAGTGagttatttaagatttttttcaagggaGACTTTAGTTAATGGAGCGTTTTCTTTCAGCAACCCCTACGGAGACCATGGTGGCCATCACGCTGATAACCATCCAGTGCCTTCGTCGGTGGTACGAAACGCAGTTCGTGCAGGTGTTTTCCAGCAAGCTGAAAATGAACCTGTCCGCTTACCTGGTGGGCTACGTGCACTATTTTGGTGAAGTTGTTGCGCTCCTATCGCAAGCCGACGGCTTCGTCCGGATGAACACTGCCGCATCGCTGATGCCGTACCGCTTCGAGCTGACCCCGCGGATCGCCTTCTGGATCGCGATCTTCATCTACGCGTGGCGCTACCAGTTCCAGTCGAACCTGATCCTCGCCAACCTGCGCAAGGATCGCACCGGTGCCGTCACGACCCAGAAGCATTCCATTCCCCGGGGAGGATACTTTGAGCTCGTCTCGTCGCCGCACATGTTCTTCGAGGTCGTGATGTACGTCGCACTTTACGGACTCACCTGGCGCAACACGTCCAGCCTGTACGTGCTCGGCTGGGTTATTTCGAATCAGATGATGAACGCCTGGCTCACCCACCAGTGGTATCGGGAGAACTTTAAGGAGTACCCTTCGACGCGACGCGCCTTGATTCCTTACCTGCTGTGAGAGAGTCTTTGTCGCGCGACGATCGATAGAACGTGCATCCATTCGAGATTCTCGATTGTGACTCAGCCCGGTACAATTGCGACTTAAGGGTTAGCGAGAAAGACATTCTTCGCTATCGTTCCAAGGATGGTGatacaaaacaacacaaaacacacagCGTTCTGTTTACATTTGGAATGTTGGCCAACTAAATAaaccaattttatttatttcttactAAAATCACAAGAATCAGCGTTAATTCTTAACGGAGTGTGTCAATTAGAGACTGAAAGAACGTTCCCCTTTTATTCTGGTATAGGTTAAAAGTCTTGTCGGTTAGCTTCTCTGCGTGCGGACTAGCGTAAGTCTGGCGTCTACACCTTCCCAAGAATATCATGCGTGTACAACTTCTTCCGGTAGCCTCGTCGCACCACCAACTTGACCGCGATAACCAGTATCACCACGCAAAACACCCACAGCAGCGCTCCCATCCGGATGTCCATTTCGTTCAGCACGTTTCCGAAGATCCGATTGCCTCCCGCAGGATGATAGCTATCGCCGTGAACTAATCGTTGCGGCACCAGTCCAGCTTCCTGCAGTCCCAGCGGATGACGGT
Coding sequences:
- the LOC120424174 gene encoding polyprenol reductase, which translates into the protein MLDTLLDLRSINLINFLFVQLFVLIVVLGGLIATVERYLPNAIRQSFRYGKHAFQGPQDRFTSLLEVPKSWFKHFYVFAAVWSVAGFYFMVNAYFMGRPTPGFVVDFLDIMATSKRTVRTTPTETMVAITLITIQCLRRWYETQFVQVFSSKLKMNLSAYLVGYVHYFGEVVALLSQADGFVRMNTAASLMPYRFELTPRIAFWIAIFIYAWRYQFQSNLILANLRKDRTGAVTTQKHSIPRGGYFELVSSPHMFFEVVMYVALYGLTWRNTSSLYVLGWVISNQMMNAWLTHQWYRENFKEYPSTRRALIPYLL